AGGCGATCCTGGCCGGAATCCGCTCGGGCCGGAGCTGGATCGCCGAGTCGGCGGCCGTGGAGGTGTCGTTCACGGCCCATGTGGAGAGCCGCATCGCCGGAGTGGGAGAACGCCTCGCAACCCATGGTGCGCAAGTCGAAGTGCGCGCAGCAGTAAGGGGTGTGCCGGCGGCGACCGTCAGCTTCCACACCGAACGAGGGAAGGCGCACCGCGTCGCCCTTCCCGGTGACGGAACAGGCGTGGTGCAGTGGCACACGACGGCGGAGGACTCGGCGTTCGTCCGCATCGAGGTCCGCCATCCCGACGGGACCGTCGCCGCACTCACCAACCCGATCATCCTGACCTGACTGATCGGTTACGCGTGCGGTGCGCGGGTCCGGCCACACCCCGTCGGACCACACACCGGGTGCGCCACCGACGCACCGTTCGCCGACTCCCGCGCCGGCTCACGCTCCGGTCCCCGCTGCTGTACCCGCTCCTTGGCGCCGGCCTCCGCCGACCTGGTCAGCCGTCAGTTCAACGCTGCGCTGCCCGTGATCGGCGTCTTGCGCACCGAAGTGAGGTACGGCCACTATCTGGAGGTGACTGCCACCGGCACCACCACAGCTGGCCTGGAACGCGCCCCGGCGGTCATCCGCTGCAAGACCGCCGGGTACCGCGCGGAGCACCCCCGCCATCTTCCTCACCCCGGCCGCGCTATCCGGCACAACCGCACCGGCGGAGCTGCCGTCACACGCTCCCTCCTCGCCCATGAACCCTGACCGCGGTCGGAACGACGCGTCGAGCGGTGGACAGCGCCACGACACCTCTGGAGGGTGTTCATGGGCATGCGACAGGGGGCGCGGGCGAGGGTGGACCGGTTCCCTGACCCGCTCGTGGTCCGGCAGCGGCGTGGTCCGGTGCCGGACAGCCTCGCACGGCTGGCTGACGGCCTCGCCGACCACGCGTGCCGGCAGAGGCCGGCACGGCTGACCATGGGACCGCCCGGGCACCCCGCTCTGGACGGGGCACGGGTCGTGACCGCCACCGACTACCGGCCGTACGAGTCACCGGGGATCCCCAGCTCGCCGGACGGCGACCGTCTCTGCGCGGAGTTCATGGAGGCGCTGCTCAGCGACGAGGTCACCAAGAGCATCCAGGAGAGCGGGCCGATGGCGATACTGGCCGCCACGGACGCGATCCGGCAGATCCTGGCCGGTCCCGACAGCCCTGTGGGGCACCGGCTGGTCGCGCTCGCGGCTGCCATTCCCGCCAAGGGTGGCGAGGCCGGACCGATCATCGCCGAGTACACCGCGCGGCACGCTATGGACGAAACCCAGGCCACCTTGATGGCACTTCGTGACTACTGGGGCCCACCGCCCGCTGGCGCCTGAGGCACCTGCCCGGCCATCACCGGACCCGCCCCGTCCTGGGAGCGTCCATCGGACCGGGCGAACTCCGGATGCGGCTCACACCTCGGTAGCGGCCCTGTCGCCCTCGCCGTTGACCGTACGGGGGAAGTTCCCCGGCACGATGATCGAAGCTTGCGCACCCCTGGCGCCGACCGGCATCTGAATTGCGATCAACTCTCGCTCGGTCGAGAGCGACACGTCGCTGCCGCATATTCTTTCGAGCGCCATTCTCCGGGAACTCGGGGATTATCCGCGGATCCTGATGGATGTCAGGGTTCCGCTGGTGGCGGCGAGACTTCAACGCATAGAATATCGCGCGCTGCTCGCGAGGGTGGCCGGTGAGGTCGGCGGTGGGGGCGGGGACAGCGTGATTGAGCTGCAAATGCACTCAATGCAGGGCGATATCGCCTGGGGTTCTGAACGCGCGTTCGCTTTTCCTGGCCTGCGGCACTTACGACTCGTCGGTAATATCGCCAAGAGATCATCACGAGGCGGTCCACGCGACAGCAGTGGGCCCTTTTTCTTTTCCGTGGGGTCCGCGACCGGCTGCCGCTCCGGGAGCCACGAAGTCGACCTGCGGCGAGAAGCGGGCGCTTCGTTTTCAAGACAAGAGAAGTGTGGAGTGTGATGCCGTGAACCGAGTCGGCAGAGACTCGCGCCGGTCGGCCCCCCAGCTTGCGGGGCCGCTGGCGCGCATAGGGTTATCCGTCCTGTTAGTGGCAGGCGGCACCGTGGCGGCGACGGCTGGACCGGCCGCCGCTTCGACCGCCGACGGCACGCTGACGGTTGAGGTGCTGCGGGACTTCTTCGGCACCGGCGTAGTCAACACGACGATGGACGTGCCGCAGCGGGGCATGAAGGTCGAGATCTCCGACCCCGCCGGGCACCACGTCACCGGTGTCACGGATGCCACCGGAAAGGTCGTGGTGTCGCAGTCGACGGTGCTGAGCGGCGGCCGATACCGCGTCGACGTCAGCGTCCCGGCGCCGTACAGCGGCTATCTGCGGGCGGCGCCCGCGTCGACGGTGGAGAACCACTTCGACAGCTTCACGTCGTTCGTGGACGTGTCGGACGGAAAGAACGCCTCGGTGGTGACGGGGGTGTGGGATCCGGCCGACTACGCGCTGCCGGACTCGCGGTATTTCGTGCCGGTCCACAACGGCGCCAACGGAACCGACACCCGGGCACTGGTGGCGTTCGGGACGAAGACCCGAGGCACCTGTCCCACGAATGCCACGTGCCCGGACACGCTGGCCACGCAGGCCCAGGTGGGCACGACGTTCGGGTTGGCGTACGACAAGTACCGGACCCAGCTGTTCCAGAGCGCGTTCGCCCGCCGGTACGCCCCGTACGGGCCGCAGGGCGGGGGCGCGATCTACACGGTGCCCGTCAGCGGCTCGGGTGCGCCGAAGCTGTTCGCCCAGGTGCCGGACGCCGCGGTGACGCGGCACGACACCGCCAACATGATCAAGGATCCCGGGTTCACCGACGCACCGGGCAAGGAGAGCATCGGTGGCCTGACCCTGTCGGAGGACGGCTCCACGCTGTACGCGGTGAACCTGCGGACCCGCAGCCTGGTGAGCTTCGACGCGACCGGGGCCACCGCGTCGGAGCCCGAGGCGACCGTGCCGATCCCGGACCCGGGGTGCGCGAGCCCCCGCGACTGGCGGCCGTTCGGTCTCTCCGTCCACAACAACACGCTGTACGTGGGCGGCGTGTGCAGCGCGGAGAGCACGCAGCAGCGCGCGGACCTGAAAGCCGTCGTCTCCACCTACGACGGCAAGCGGTTCACCAAGGTGCTGACCCACGCGCTCACCGACAAGCGCGGCAGCGTCTTCGGTTCCGGCGACAAGGCCACCCACTGGAACCCGTGGAACACCGGCCTGGACACGTGGGACGACCGGAAGGCGGGCAACGTCTTCATCGATCCGCAGCCGGAGCTGGCCTCCCTCACCTTCGCCCGCGACGGTTCGATGATCCTGGGTTTCCGCGACCGGTTCATGGACGTGCTCAGCTGGGGAGGGCTGGACCCCCGCCCGGGGAACGACACGGCGGAAAACGCCATGTCCGGTGGCGACATCACCATGGTCTGCGCCACCCCCACCGGTGAATACCAGTGGGAAGGCACCGGGAGTTGCCCCAACCACGCCACCCCCGCCAACAGCGGCGGCCAGCCCGCCGACGTCGTCGAATACTTCCCGGGCGACACCTACGCCAACGCGCACCAGGAGACCGCGCTGGGGTCGGTGGCGTACATCCCGCAGCAGCAGTGGGTCGTCAGCACGGAGTTCGACCCGGTCGCCGACGTCGCGACCTCAGGGACCGGGTACCACAACATCGCGACCGGTGAGGGTCCGGGCAACAACCCGAACGCCAACGGGTTCCAGTT
The sequence above is a segment of the Streptomyces lydicus genome. Coding sequences within it:
- a CDS encoding SdrD B-like domain-containing protein; the encoded protein is MAATAGPAAASTADGTLTVEVLRDFFGTGVVNTTMDVPQRGMKVEISDPAGHHVTGVTDATGKVVVSQSTVLSGGRYRVDVSVPAPYSGYLRAAPASTVENHFDSFTSFVDVSDGKNASVVTGVWDPADYALPDSRYFVPVHNGANGTDTRALVAFGTKTRGTCPTNATCPDTLATQAQVGTTFGLAYDKYRTQLFQSAFARRYAPYGPQGGGAIYTVPVSGSGAPKLFAQVPDAAVTRHDTANMIKDPGFTDAPGKESIGGLTLSEDGSTLYAVNLRTRSLVSFDATGATASEPEATVPIPDPGCASPRDWRPFGLSVHNNTLYVGGVCSAESTQQRADLKAVVSTYDGKRFTKVLTHALTDKRGSVFGSGDKATHWNPWNTGLDTWDDRKAGNVFIDPQPELASLTFARDGSMILGFRDRFMDVLSWGGLDPRPGNDTAENAMSGGDITMVCATPTGEYQWEGTGSCPNHATPANSGGQPADVVEYFPGDTYANAHQETALGSVAYIPQQQWVVSTEFDPVADVATSGTGYHNIATGEGPGNNPNANGFQFVSREQGGFGKAGGLGDIAYAAANAPIQIGNVVWFDGDHNGIQDPGHVLLPGATINLLDADGKQVATTKTDAAGEYYFGGVGAAYRLTPGAKYTVQFDVCTADTSKVPGQPPASELRFTLPRAGANRAHDSNVTPPTTGRLCNGYAPVTAPAKPGGVDHTIDAGVYIPKETPTPTPTPTPTPTSTSSSPPASTPPSPAPPGNHPAPADEGTGSLAHTGMSGLPQMIALVGLLVGAGLVLAFMSRKRRSQKH